TCGACCTCGACACGATCGTAGCGTGCCACCGCGAAGCGCTGACGCGCGCGGATATCGTCGTCGTCGAAGGCGTCGGCGGATTTCGCGTGCCGCTGAACGACACGCAGGACACGGCCGATCTCGCGGTCGCGCTCGGCCTGCCCGTCGTGCTCGTCGTCGGCGTACGGCTCGGCTGCATCAGCCACGCGCTGCTGACGGCCGACGCGATTCGCCAGCGCGGCCTCACGCTCGCGGGCTGGGTCGCGAACCACGTCGACCCGGCCATGTCGTTCGCCGACGAAAACGTCGCGACGATCCGCGACTGGCTCGCACGCGAGCACCGCGCGCCACTGCTCGGCCGCATCGCGCACCTGAGCCCGGCCGCCCCCGAATCCGCCGCGGCGATGCTCGACATCGCCGCGCTCGTCGAGTCGCTGCGCGCCGCGCAGCATTGACCGAACCGATCCCCCAATTCAATCCAGTCCACGACAGGAAAACGATATGACCCAAGCCCAGACCGCCGCCGTGCAACCCGACGCGATTCCCGTGGCTGCTCCGGCGCCGCAGCGCTGGCGCGTCGCCGACGTCGTCGCGCTGTTCGAGCTGCCGTTCAACGACCTGATCTTCCGCGCGCAGCAGGTGCATCGCGAGCACTTCGACGCGAACGCGGTGCAGCTGTCGACGCTGCTGTCGATCAAGACGGGCGGCTGCGAGGAAGATTGCGGCTACTGCTCGCAGTCGTCGCATCACGACACGGGCCTGAAGGCCGAGAAGCTGATGGACGTCGACACGGTGCTCGACGCCGCGCGCGCGGCAAAGGCGAACGGTGCGAGCCGCTTCTGCATGGGCGCCGCGTGGCGCAACCCGAAGGAGCGTCACATGCCGGCGCTGACCGAGATGGTGCGCGGCGTGAAGGAACTCGGCCTCGAGACCTGCATGACGCTCGGCATGCTCGAGGACGAACAGGCGCAGCAGCTCGCCCACGCGGGCCTCGACTACTACAACCACAACCTCGACACGTCGCCGGAGTTCTATGGCCAGGTGATCTCGACGCGCACGTACCAGGACCGCCTCGACACGCTCGATCGCGTGCGCGACGCGGGCATCAACGTGTGCTGCGGCGGCATCGTCGGGATGGGCGAATCGCGCCGCGAGCGCGCGGGCCTGATCTCGCAGCTCGCGAACCTGAACCCGTATCCGGAATCGGTGCCGATCAACAACCTCGTCGCGATCGAAGGCACGCCGCTCGAAGGCACCGCGCCGCTCGACCCGTTCGAGTTCGTGCGCACCATCGCGGTCGCGCGCATCACGATGCCGAAGGCTGTCGTGCGCCTGTCCGCCGGCCGCGAGCAACTCGACGACGCGATGCAGGCGATGTGCTTCCTCGCGGGCGCGAACTCGATGTTCTACGGCGACCAGTTGCTGACGACGAGCAACCCGCAGACGCAGCGCGACCGCGCGCTGTTCGAGCGCCTCGGCATCCGCGCGAGCCAGGCCGACGCACTGTCGGGCAACGCGTAAGCGGCTACGTCGCGCAGCGCATTCCAACGAAAAACCGGGGCACGCCCCGGTTTTTTTCATGCATTGTCAAACAACGTTGCCGATCGCGTGCAGATGCGGAAAGTCCGCACTAACATTGCCTGACCGCCGCGATCGCCGGGCGCACAGGCGCCCGGCCGTCGGGTGGGTATCCAACCACACATCCGGGGAAACAGGAATGAAGAGAACGGCACTGATGCTGCTCGCCCTCGTCGCGACGGCCGCGCATGCCGCGGCACCGAAATGCTCGACGCAGACGCTGAACGGACACACCAGCGAACTCTGCGTGACCAGTACCGCGTTCCAGCACGACTACTACACGCTGAAAGTCGACCGCGCGCTGATCTTCGTGCTGCCGGACGACTACATCGAAGACGTCACGCTGACACACACGATCCCGAAGGATGCGGCCATCGAATTCCCGCTGTCCCAGCAAGGCACGCCCACCGTGAAAATTTCCGGCGGCTGCACGCCCGTCAGCGAAACCCGGGACGGGCAGGCGGTCGAAGTCGGCCGGCGCTGTTCGTTCCAATGGGGCAACGTCGAGATCCTGAAGGATCTGTCGATCCGCTACGATTGATGCGCATCGGCGTGCGCGTCACACGTGCGCCGACGCGCCGTCGAGCGCCGCGCGCACCCGCTCGACGAGTTGCTCGTCGACGGGCGCCAGCACCTCGCCGCGCGGCCGCACGCCCGAGCCGAAATGCACCGCGCGCACGCCGGTGGCACGCACGAAATCGCCGACCGCATCGACAGTGAGCCCCGAGCCAGCCAGCACCGCGCAGGTCGAGCCTGCCGCCTGCCGCACCAGACGCGCAATCGTCGCGGCCGCGTCGAGCACCGACGGATGGCCGCCCGACGTCAGCACCGACGTGACGGCCGGCACGCGCAGCAGCGCGTCGAACGCGGCGTTGAGGTCTCGCGACACGTCGAACGCACGGTGGAACGTGAGCGCGCGGCCGTCCGCGGCCGCGGCGATGCGGGCGAGCGCGCCGAGATCGACGTCGCCGCGCGCGTCCAGCGCGCCGAACACGATGCCGTTCGCACCGGCCACGACCGCCGCGCGCACGTCGCGCTCGATCACGCGCAGGTCGTCGGCGTCGTAGACGAACGACCGGCTGTGCGGGCGCACGATCACGTTGACGGGAATCGGCACGGCGGCCACGACGGCCTCGATCAGGCCGGCGCTCGGCGTCAGCCCGCCTTCGGTGATCGCGGTCACGAGTTCGAGGCGGTCGGCGCCCGCGCGGGCGGCGGCCTTCGCATCGCCGACGGTCGTGGCGATCACTTCGAGGAGGATGGAGGAAGCGGCGTTTCGGTTCATGGGCGGCCCGCGAATCGTCAGGACAATTCGCGCATCCTAGCCGAGCCGTGCGACGGGCGCCAGCGTGCCGGCCGACGCGCGCGTCAGCCGCGCCGCAATCGCCGCCTGCGGTGCGCGCGGCGCTAGCCGGCGTCCGCTTCGTCGTCGGCCCAGTCGATATCGGCGCACAGCACGCGCAGCGCATCGCCGACGCGCACGGCCACCGACAACGTCACGCACGGCTGCGCCTCGTTGATCGACAGGTACGGCCGCGTGACCTGCACGCGCCCCGGTTCGGCGATCGCCGAACGGAAATACGGCCGGCGCAGCCAGTTCGCGCCCTGCGCGTCCGCCAGCGGCGAGAAGCGCGCCTCGCTCAGTGCGCGATCGGCGCGCAGCACGACGTTGCGGCCCGACTGGCGGCCCTGCGCATCGAGCTGGAAGCAGCGCGCGGCCGCGTCGAGCGCGAGGAAGTTCCAGCACACCTCGTCCAGCGGCTCGCCGGCCGCGAGTCGCTCGGCCGCGCGCTCGAACGCGCGCAGGTACGGCGCGAGCCGCTGCGCCTCGCGCCGCTCGCGCGCTTCGGTTTGCTGACGAAAACGCTCGGTCAGCTCGCCGATGCAGCCGGTCGCGGCCGCGCTGTCGGGCAGCCCCGGCGCCGGGCGGCCGAAGTAGTAGCCCTGCACGAAATCGGCCTCGCACGACAGCGCGATCTGTGCCTCGTGCTCGGTCTCGATCCCTTCGACCAGCACGAGCTTGCCGGCCTCGTGCAGCAGCGTCACGAGCCCGTGCAGGATCGCGGTGAGCCCGGTGCGATGCGCCGCGTGTGACAACATGATCCGGTCGAGCTTCACGATGTCCGGGTTCAGCTGCCAGATCCGCTCGAGGTTCGAGTGGCCGGCGCCGAAATCGTCGAGCGCGATCAGGAAGCCGTGCGTGCGGAATTCGCGCACGGCCTCGGCGAGTCGCTCGACGTCGTCCGCGCGCTGCTCGAGCACTTCGAGCACGACGCGGCGCGGCGGCATGTCGAGCCGTTTCAGGTTCGCGAGCAGCGCGGCTGCCTGGAACGGGTCGGTGAGCGCGCCCGGATGGATGTTGAGGAACAGCCACTCGCGCTCGGCGCCAAGCAGCGCGAAGTTCTCGAGATGCAGCGCCTGCGCGAGCCGGTCGAGCTGCAGCAGTTCGCCCTGGCGCGCGGCTTCGCCGAACACGTCGAGCGGCGACACGGCGCGGTCGAGCGCATCGTGCGCGCGCAACAGCGCCTCGTAGCCGACCGCACGCTGGTGCGACAGGCTGAATATCGGCTGGAACACGGTCGTGAGCGTCAGGTCGCGATGCTGCGTCGCCAGACGTTCGAGGCCGGAGCTCATCTCCCGCTCGAACCGGTACGGCGACGCGGCGGCCGGACGCTCCTGTTGCACGATCGTCATACCTTCTTCCTCCTGGTGATGCACTCGAACGCGGCAGCCGACGAAACGAACGGCGCGCGCCATGTCATGGTTGGACCCTCGGTTGCCCGGTCGATGCCGGACGGCTGACCAGCATCAAGCAAGCTCCGTGCAAGGTGCGAACAACCCATGCGCCGCGCGGGCGCGCCGTGCTGCCGCACCACCGTGGCGCGCGCCCGACGCACCATTTTCGTGCGCACGCACCGGCCTCTCGAACGCAGCCGCCACGCCGGCACGCTACACTCCGTACGATCGTTTCATTCCCCGTATTCGCCGTATCGATGGAAATCGTCTTCACCGTCCTGATCCTGCTGCTCACCGTCGCGCTGTCCGGCGCCGTCACGCGGAACCTGCCGTTGCAACTGCCACTGCCGCTGATGCAGATCGCGTTCGGCGCGATGCTCGCGTGGCCGAAGCTGAACCTGCACGTCACGTTCGATCCCGAAATCTTCATGCTGCTGTTTATTCCGCCGCTGCTGTTCGCGGACGGCTGGCGGATTCCGAAACGCGAGCTGTACCTGCAGCGCCGCGCGATCCTGATGCTCGCATTCGGGCTCGTGTTCATGACGGTACTCGCAGTGGGCTACTTCGCGCATTGGCTGATTCCCGAGTTGCCGCTGCCGATCGCGTTCGCGCTCGCGGCCGTGCTGTCGCCGACCGATGCGGTCGCGCTGTCGGGCATCGCCGGGAAAGGCCGGATTCCGCCGCAACTGATGCACATCCTCGAAGGCGAGGCGCTGATGAACGACGCGTCGGGCCTGGTCGCGCTGAAGTTCGCGATCGCAGCCGCGCTGACGGGCATGTTCTCGCTGCGCGCCGCGTCGGTCACGTTCGTGATCGTCGCCGCCGGCGGGCTCGCGACGGGCGCAATCGTGTCGTGGGTGTTCAGCGCGCTGTCGACGCGCTTCCTGAACGCCGAGCAGGAAGGCGATCCGGCCCCGGGCATCGTGATGACGCTGCTCGTGCCGTTCGCGGCCTATCTGTTCGCCGAGCACCTCGACCTGTCGGGCGTGCTGGCGGCCGTATCGGCCGGGATGATGATGAACTACACGAGCTTCTCGCGCAAAAGCACCGTCGCGTCGCGCGTGCGTGCCGAAAGCACGTGGGCGATGATCGAGTTCGTGTTCAACGGCATGGTGTTCATCATGCTCGGGCTGCAGTTGCCGCACATCATCGGCCGCGCGCTCGTCGACGCGCACCATACGAGCGACGCGCTGGTCGGCCGGATGATCTTCAACGTCTGCGCGATGATGATCGCGCTGTACGCGATCCGCTTCCTGTGGGTCTGGCTGCTGCGCTGGATCGCGAGCCGCCGCGCCGCGCGCCAGGGCCTCGCGGGCACGATGGCCGGCGTGCGCACGATCGCGGTGATGACGGTCGGCGGCGTGCGCGGCGCGGTCACGCTCGCCGGCGTGCTGTCGATCCCGGTCGCGCTGTCCGACGGCGCGCCGCTGCCGGGGCGCGATACGGCGATCTTCGTCGCGTCGGCCGTGATCCTCGGCTCGCTCGTCGTCGCGGTAATCGGCCTGCCGCTGCTGCTGCGCGGCGTGCGTTCGTCGCGCAACCCGCTCGCCGACGAGGAGCGCACCGCGCGCTCGGCCGCCGCGCAGGCCGCGATCCGCGCGATCGACTCGTCGCACGACGCGATCTCGGCCGATCTCGACGAATCGGGCGCCGCGCGCTGCGCGGACATCTCCGCGCGCGTGATGGACCAGTACCGCCGCCGGCTCGCCGCGCTCGCCGAGGACAGCCCCACGCCGCGCGCGGAAGCGAAGCAGACCGAAACGATGGAGTTGCAGATGCGGATCGCCGCGATCCGCGCGGAGCGCTCGGTGCTGTACCGGCTGCGCAGCGACAGCAAGATTTCCGACGAGACGCTGACGAAGCTGATTCGCGAAATCGACCTGTCGGAAACCGCGCTGTCGACGCGCAAGAAAGGCATCCTCTGACGGGCCGGCCGCTGCCCGCGCGCCACCGCCCATAAAAAACGGCGACGCCGAAGCGTCGCCGTCTTCACCTCCGCCCGCGTTCGCGCTACTTCGCGACGACGACCGGAATCCCCTTCAGCATTCCCGCGCCCTTCATCTCGTCGAGCGCGTGCTGCACGGACGCGCTCGTCGCCGCGTCGATGCCGAGCTGCAGCGCGAGTTCGCGCTCCGCGCGCTTCACGCCGGCCAGGTTGCGCACCTTCACGTGACCGAAGCCGCGCACGCGGGCGTGCAGGTCGGCCAGCTGCGCGACCTGCGCCGCATTGCCGGCCGTCATCGCGGCAAGCGCACGCGCGAGCGTCGTCTCATAGTCGTCGGCAAGCGCGCGCTCCATCTTCCGCTCGACGGTGCGGCCGAACGGATCGAGCCACGTGCCGCGCAGGCTGCGCACGCGCGCGAGCACGCCGAACACCGGCCACATCCACTGGCCGAACACGCGCTTCTTCGGCACGCTGCCGTCGCTGCCGGCCTTCGCGACCGTCGGCGGCGCGAGGTTGAACTTCACGCGATACGCTTGCCCCGGCACGCCTTCGAACTGCGCCTCGAGCGCCGTGCGGAATGCGTCGTCCGCGTAAAGCCGCGCGACCTCGTATTCGTCCTTCACCGCGAGCAGCCGGTAGAAGGTCGTCGCGACCGCGCGCGTCAGCGCGTCGTCGCCCTTCGCGCGCGCCGCGTTCACGAGCGCACGGTAGCGCTCGACGTAGCGCGCGCCGCCGTACGCATCGAGACGCGCTTCGCGATCGGCGATCAGTTCGGCGAGCGTCTCCGGCGCGACGTGCGCAGCCACCGCGTGACGCGCGTTCCACAACGCATCGAGGCCCGCCGCATCGCCGGCCGCCATCCGGCCGATCGAGAACGCGAGCTTGTTCATCGGCACCGCGACGTTGTTCAGCTCGATCGCACGCATCATCGCGGCGAGCGACACCGGCACGAGGCCGAGCTGCCACGCGTAGCCGAGCATCAGGATGTTCGCGCCGATCGGGTCGCCGAGGAACTTCGCGGCGAGCGCCTGCGCGTCGCAGCTCGACAGGTAGCCGTCGCCGGCCGCGTGATGCATCTTTTCGAGCAGCGCGTCCGCATGCAGGTTCGCGTCGGGGTTCTGCACGAACGACGCGTTCGGGATCCGGTGCGTGTTGACGACGATCCGCGAACGCTCGTGACGCACCGTCTGCAATGCTTCGGCACTCGCGCCGACGACCATGTCGCACGCGAGCAGCACGTCGGCCTGCTGCGTGTCGATCCGCACCTGGTTCAGCCATTGGTCGCTCGCGGCGATCCGCACGAACGACAGCACCGAGCCGCCCTTCTGCGCGAAGCCCATGAAGTCGAGCACCGACGCGCTCTTGCCTTCGAGGTGCGCGGCCATGCTGATCAGCGCGCCGACCGTCACGACGCCCGTGCCGCCGACGCCCGTCACGAGCATGTCGAACGGCGCCGCATCGAGGTGCGTCGCCGGCACCGGCAGCGCGTCGACGCGCACGGCGAGCGCCGCTTCGTCAAATGCGGCGCCCGCGGCCTTCTTCAGCGCCGCGCCTTCGACCGTCACGAAGCTCGGGCAGAAGCCGTTCACGCACGAATAGTCCTTGTTGCACGACGACTGGTCGATGCGGCGCTTGCGGCCGAGCGGCGTCTCGAGCGGCTCGACCGACAGGCAGTTCGACTGCACGCCGCAGTCGCCGCAGCCTTCGCATACCGCGTCGTTGATGAACAGGCGCTTGTCCGGGTCGGGGAATTCGCCCTTCTTGCGGCGGCGGCGCTTCTCGGCCGCGCAGGTCTGGTCGTAGATCAGCACGGTGACGCCCGGCGTCTCGCGCAATTCGCGCTGCACCGTGTCGAGCTCGCTGCGGTGATGGAACGTCGTGCCCTTCGGGAACTGCCCGTGATGGCCGTCGTACTTCTCCGGTTCGTCGGATACGACGACGAAGCGCGACACGCCTTCCGCCTCGACCTGCCGCGCGATCTGCGGCACCGAGATGCTGCCGTCGACCGGCTGGCCGCCCGTCATCGCGACCGCATCGTTGTAGAGGATCTTGTACGTGATGTTCGCTTTCGCGGCGACCGCCTGGCGGATCGCGAGGATGCCCGAGTGGAAGTAGGTGCCGTCGCCGAGGTTCTGGAACACGTGCTTCGTGTTGGTGAACATCGCGTGCGCGGCCCAGTCGACGCCCTCGCCGCCCATCTGGATCAGCCCCGTCGTGTCGCGCTCCATCCACGACGCCATGAAGTGGCAGCCGATGCCGGCCTGCGCGATCGAGCCTTCCGGCACCTTCGTCGACGTGTTGTGCGGACAGCCCGAGCAGAAGTACGGCGTGCGCTTCACCGCGTCGGCCTCGTTCGACAGGATCTGCGGCGCGACCAGATCGACGACGCGTTCGCGGCGGTCGAGCGCCGGCTTGTGCCGCGCGAGCCATTCGGCGAACACCGGCAGGATGCGCGACGGGCGCAGTTCGCCGAGTTCGGACAGCAGGCATGCGCCGGCTGCGTCGTGCTTGCCGAGCACGCGCGGGCGCGCGCCGTCGGTGCGGTTGTACAGGTAGTCCTTGATCTGCTGCTCGATGACCGGGCCTTTTTCCTCGATCACGAGCACTTCCGACAGCCCGTCGATGAAGGTCTCGATACGTGTCATCTCGAGCGGATACGACAGGCCGACCTTGTAGATCCGCACGCCGGCCGCGTCGAGGTCGGCCACCGTCAGGTCGAGACGGCGCAGCGCTTCCATCAGGTCGAGGTGCGCCTTGCCGCAGGTGACGATGCCGACGTTCGCCTGCGCACTCGGCGCGATCCACTTGTCGATGCTGTTGGTGCGCGCGAAATGGCGCACCGCGTCGAGCTTCGCGGCGAGGCGCGCCTCGATCGTGAGGCTCGGCAGGTCGGGCCAGCGGTTGTGCAGGCCGCCCGTCGGCGGCGTGAAGCCCGCCGGCGCCGGCCACTGCGTCTGCAGCGCGTCGAGGTCGACGGTCGAGCCCGACTCGACCGTTTCCGAAATCGCCTTGAAGCCGACCCAGGCGCCCGAGTAGCGCGACAGCGCCCAGCCGTACAGGCCGAATTCGAGCATGTCGGCGATGTTCGCCGGGTTCACGACCGGCATGTGCCACGCGATCATCGCGAAGTCGCTCTGGTGCGGCATCGACGACGACACGCAGCCATGGTCGTCGCCCGCGACGACGAGCACGCCGCCATGCGGCGACGAACCGTACGCGTTGCCGTGCTTCAGCGCGTCGCCGGCACGATCGACGCCCGGGCCCTTGCCGTACCACATCGCATACACGCCCTCGACCGTGCGCTCGGGATCGGCCTCGACGCGCTGCGTGCCGAGCACGGCCGTGCCGCCGAGTTCCTCGTTGATCGCAGGCAGGAAGCGCACGCCGCCCGCATCGAGCAGTTTCTGCGCCTTCCACAACTGCTGGTCAACCATGCCGAGCGGCGAGCCGCGATAGCCGCTGACGAAGCCGGCGGTGTCGAGCCCTTGTTCGACGTCGGCCGCACGCTGCATCAGCAGCAGGCGGACGAGCGCCTGCGTGCCGGTCAGGAAGATCCGGCCGCGCGTCGCGGTCAGGTTGTCGGTCAGGCGGTAGTCGGACAGGGCAGGCGTGCCGTCGACAGGCAAGCGGGCGGTCATGGGGAGTGTCTCCTGATTATGCTGTTCTGGGCTGCGCGGCAAGGCGTCGGGCGACGCGTGGGCGCCGGCAGCGAATGGC
The nucleotide sequence above comes from Burkholderia pyrrocinia. Encoded proteins:
- the bioD gene encoding dethiobiotin synthase, with the protein product MTAPLSLFVTGTDTEIGKTFVSAAMLHGFARHGLRAAALKPVAAGAYERDGIWRNEDADQLDAAANVVLPPALRTPFLLKAPAAPHIVAAQEGVTLDLDTIVACHREALTRADIVVVEGVGGFRVPLNDTQDTADLAVALGLPVVLVVGVRLGCISHALLTADAIRQRGLTLAGWVANHVDPAMSFADENVATIRDWLAREHRAPLLGRIAHLSPAAPESAAAMLDIAALVESLRAAQH
- a CDS encoding EAL domain-containing protein, producing the protein MTIVQQERPAAASPYRFEREMSSGLERLATQHRDLTLTTVFQPIFSLSHQRAVGYEALLRAHDALDRAVSPLDVFGEAARQGELLQLDRLAQALHLENFALLGAEREWLFLNIHPGALTDPFQAAALLANLKRLDMPPRRVVLEVLEQRADDVERLAEAVREFRTHGFLIALDDFGAGHSNLERIWQLNPDIVKLDRIMLSHAAHRTGLTAILHGLVTLLHEAGKLVLVEGIETEHEAQIALSCEADFVQGYYFGRPAPGLPDSAAATGCIGELTERFRQQTEARERREAQRLAPYLRAFERAAERLAAGEPLDEVCWNFLALDAAARCFQLDAQGRQSGRNVVLRADRALSEARFSPLADAQGANWLRRPYFRSAIAEPGRVQVTRPYLSINEAQPCVTLSVAVRVGDALRVLCADIDWADDEADAG
- the bioB gene encoding biotin synthase BioB; translation: MTQAQTAAVQPDAIPVAAPAPQRWRVADVVALFELPFNDLIFRAQQVHREHFDANAVQLSTLLSIKTGGCEEDCGYCSQSSHHDTGLKAEKLMDVDTVLDAARAAKANGASRFCMGAAWRNPKERHMPALTEMVRGVKELGLETCMTLGMLEDEQAQQLAHAGLDYYNHNLDTSPEFYGQVISTRTYQDRLDTLDRVRDAGINVCCGGIVGMGESRRERAGLISQLANLNPYPESVPINNLVAIEGTPLEGTAPLDPFEFVRTIAVARITMPKAVVRLSAGREQLDDAMQAMCFLAGANSMFYGDQLLTTSNPQTQRDRALFERLGIRASQADALSGNA
- a CDS encoding copper homeostasis protein CutC; its protein translation is MNRNAASSILLEVIATTVGDAKAAARAGADRLELVTAITEGGLTPSAGLIEAVVAAVPIPVNVIVRPHSRSFVYDADDLRVIERDVRAAVVAGANGIVFGALDARGDVDLGALARIAAAADGRALTFHRAFDVSRDLNAAFDALLRVPAVTSVLTSGGHPSVLDAAATIARLVRQAAGSTCAVLAGSGLTVDAVGDFVRATGVRAVHFGSGVRPRGEVLAPVDEQLVERVRAALDGASAHV
- a CDS encoding indolepyruvate ferredoxin oxidoreductase family protein — encoded protein: MTARLPVDGTPALSDYRLTDNLTATRGRIFLTGTQALVRLLLMQRAADVEQGLDTAGFVSGYRGSPLGMVDQQLWKAQKLLDAGGVRFLPAINEELGGTAVLGTQRVEADPERTVEGVYAMWYGKGPGVDRAGDALKHGNAYGSSPHGGVLVVAGDDHGCVSSSMPHQSDFAMIAWHMPVVNPANIADMLEFGLYGWALSRYSGAWVGFKAISETVESGSTVDLDALQTQWPAPAGFTPPTGGLHNRWPDLPSLTIEARLAAKLDAVRHFARTNSIDKWIAPSAQANVGIVTCGKAHLDLMEALRRLDLTVADLDAAGVRIYKVGLSYPLEMTRIETFIDGLSEVLVIEEKGPVIEQQIKDYLYNRTDGARPRVLGKHDAAGACLLSELGELRPSRILPVFAEWLARHKPALDRRERVVDLVAPQILSNEADAVKRTPYFCSGCPHNTSTKVPEGSIAQAGIGCHFMASWMERDTTGLIQMGGEGVDWAAHAMFTNTKHVFQNLGDGTYFHSGILAIRQAVAAKANITYKILYNDAVAMTGGQPVDGSISVPQIARQVEAEGVSRFVVVSDEPEKYDGHHGQFPKGTTFHHRSELDTVQRELRETPGVTVLIYDQTCAAEKRRRRKKGEFPDPDKRLFINDAVCEGCGDCGVQSNCLSVEPLETPLGRKRRIDQSSCNKDYSCVNGFCPSFVTVEGAALKKAAGAAFDEAALAVRVDALPVPATHLDAAPFDMLVTGVGGTGVVTVGALISMAAHLEGKSASVLDFMGFAQKGGSVLSFVRIAASDQWLNQVRIDTQQADVLLACDMVVGASAEALQTVRHERSRIVVNTHRIPNASFVQNPDANLHADALLEKMHHAAGDGYLSSCDAQALAAKFLGDPIGANILMLGYAWQLGLVPVSLAAMMRAIELNNVAVPMNKLAFSIGRMAAGDAAGLDALWNARHAVAAHVAPETLAELIADREARLDAYGGARYVERYRALVNAARAKGDDALTRAVATTFYRLLAVKDEYEVARLYADDAFRTALEAQFEGVPGQAYRVKFNLAPPTVAKAGSDGSVPKKRVFGQWMWPVFGVLARVRSLRGTWLDPFGRTVERKMERALADDYETTLARALAAMTAGNAAQVAQLADLHARVRGFGHVKVRNLAGVKRAERELALQLGIDAATSASVQHALDEMKGAGMLKGIPVVVAK
- a CDS encoding Na+/H+ antiporter, translated to MEIVFTVLILLLTVALSGAVTRNLPLQLPLPLMQIAFGAMLAWPKLNLHVTFDPEIFMLLFIPPLLFADGWRIPKRELYLQRRAILMLAFGLVFMTVLAVGYFAHWLIPELPLPIAFALAAVLSPTDAVALSGIAGKGRIPPQLMHILEGEALMNDASGLVALKFAIAAALTGMFSLRAASVTFVIVAAGGLATGAIVSWVFSALSTRFLNAEQEGDPAPGIVMTLLVPFAAYLFAEHLDLSGVLAAVSAGMMMNYTSFSRKSTVASRVRAESTWAMIEFVFNGMVFIMLGLQLPHIIGRALVDAHHTSDALVGRMIFNVCAMMIALYAIRFLWVWLLRWIASRRAARQGLAGTMAGVRTIAVMTVGGVRGAVTLAGVLSIPVALSDGAPLPGRDTAIFVASAVILGSLVVAVIGLPLLLRGVRSSRNPLADEERTARSAAAQAAIRAIDSSHDAISADLDESGAARCADISARVMDQYRRRLAALAEDSPTPRAEAKQTETMELQMRIAAIRAERSVLYRLRSDSKISDETLTKLIREIDLSETALSTRKKGIL